The Natrarchaeobius halalkaliphilus DNA segment CATCGACGAGTACGCCGTCGTCGGCGCGGTCAGCCACGAGCCGATGCTCGCGGAACTCGAGGGCGACGGCGTCGAGTTCCGCGAGGACGAACCCGCAGGCGGCATCGTCGGCGTCTCTGGACTCCTGCTCGGACTCGGTGAGCGCCGAGGCTTCGAAGCGGCCTGCCTGATGGGTGAAACGAGCGGATACCTGGTCGATCCGAAAAGCGCCCGTGCGGTTCTCGAGGTACTCGAAGCGCGTCTCGACATCGAACTCGACTACGAGTCCCTCGACGAGCGCGCCGACGAGATGGAGGACGTCATCGGCAAGATCCAGGAGATGGAACAGCAACAACAGGGAATGGAGATGCCGACGGACGACGACCTGCGCTACATCGGGTAGCGTCGAAATCGGTTCGCGGAGCTATTGACACCCGCCATCGAAACATCGGATCCGCTGGCAGTCAGTGAACGTCACTGCGCTCCCGCTTGCGAACTGGTTGGCAGTACCGAGCGTGCTGGCCGCTCAAGTGCGAGCGGTGAGCGACTGGTTTCGACGAGTACTAGTGGAACGGAGTTCACCGAACGTCGACTACTGGGCGGCTCCTTTCTTCTCCCGTTTCTTTTCTTCTTTCTCCCGTTGTTCCTCGAGTGCCAACTCGACCGCCGTCGCGACGTCGACGAGCCCGGATCCCTGGTGTTCGGACGGGAGACTGATATCCTCCGCCGTGGCGTTCAGAATCTCCCTCGTTTCGGAGGCCGAGTAGCCGAGCGACATGATGATCGCCCCGGCACCTGCGACGTGAGGGGCGGCCATCGACGTCCCTTCGTAGGCGGCGTAACCGTCCTGTGGGACCGTCGAGAGGACATCGACGCCGGGTGCGGCGAGTTCGACCTCCGGCCCTCTGTTCGAAAACCACGCCAGCGTGTCGTCGGGAGTAGTCGCGCTCACTGCGATCACCTCGTCGTAAGCCGCGGGGTACAGAACGGGTGCCCCTTCGTTCTGAGCCGACGCGACCAGCAACACGCCCTGTTCGTGTGCGTATTCGACGCCCGCCCGCTTTAGTTCCGTGTCGACGCCCCCGAGACTCATGTTGGCAACGTCGAACTCGAAAAACCCTGCAAACGCCAGACCGTTCGCGATGTCGGAGTGGAACCCGACACCGTTCTGATCGAGTACTTTGACCGCGTGGAGCGTTACGTCCGGTCCGACGCCGACCACGCCGAGATCGTTATCGAGCGCACCGACGGTTCCCGCGACGTGCGTGCCGTGACCGCTCTCCCTGTCGTCGCTCCACGGTTCTTCACACTCCCACGGCACCAGATCACCCTGACATTCGGTGTACGCGGCTCCGTCGCCCAGATTCGCAGCCAGGTCTTCGTGCGACGGATCGATTCCCGTATCGAGAACGCAAACGTCGACGTCGTCGCCCGTGATCCCCATCTCGTGAACGTCTCGTGCGCCGATCCGTTCGATCCCCCACGGAACGGTCTGTCCGTTCGTCTCCTGTTGAACCTCGACCTCCTGGGGCGGTAACTCCACCTCGAGTTGGCGATCCACCTCGACGTATTCGATATCGTCGTTCTCCTCGAGCGTCTGCAAGCCGTCGAGATCCGACTCGATGGTCAGTGCGTCGAGCGGATCGATGTCGTAGTAGACCGTCGTTGCGACGTCCTTGGCCGTTTTCGCACCGTCGCCGTTCTTGTATCCGACGTTGTACCGCTGATCGTGATCGCCCACGGAGAGTTCGGTCCAGTTCTCGTCCGATCCGGCCGCGGCCGATCCACTCGTTCCAGCGATACCACCCAGCGCGAGACCGCCCGCGCCAATCGTCTGGAGAACCGTTCGTCGGTTGGGCGTGGTAACCCGTGAAGAGTCGTGTTCCATCACATCAGCGTCTACCAAGATATCGATGTTTGTAATATCAGATCTACTGAGAGGTATCGATCTGATACTCTTCGTCACCAACCGCCTATCTCGAAGAAATCACAGTATTCCCGTGACCGTCACGAACGTCGATACGACAGCGGGGTCGTCAGACCGAATGCTCGGGCGAGAGGGGGGTCCCCGAGAATACCGTACGGAACGGCAGATTAGCCCTCGAGCACTTCGTGAGAAACGTCCGCGTCCCGCAGCGAGTCGGTGACGCGGCCGACGGCATCGGTCGTGACGACCGCGGTCACCTCGAGTCCGCGTTCGGCGGCGTCGGCCGCGACGTCTCCGACGGCGAATCTGACGTCGGAATCTGCGTTCGCGCGCCGGCAGGCGACGACGGCTTCGACGCCGGTTGCGACGACCAGATCGGCGTCGGCACAGACCTCACTAACGGTGTCGATGGAGACGGTTCGACTCCCGCCGGTTCGAACGGTCGGCACCTGGAGGACGGTCACCGCACCGGGCTCGAGTTCGATGACGCCCTCGAAGCTGGTGACGCCGACGTCGGTCCCCGCCTCGGCGTCGGTCGTCGCGATACCGGTTGCGGGCCCCTCCTCGCCCGGCGTGGCGTGAAGCAATCCGTCCTGTAACGTGAGCGAGACGGTGTCGCCTTCGTCGATGTCTCCGGTCGCGATGGCGGCGTCCTCGCTCATCGCACCGAGGACGTCACCGGTGACGTGATCGGCAAACCGACGGACGTCCTCGGCGGCCCCAAAGAGCCAGTCGACGCCCTCCGGGGTCACGCGGTAGCGCGACCGGCCCTCCTTCTCGACGAGACCCTCTTCGACGAGATCGCGGATGTACTCGCTGACCGCCTGACTCGTGACGCCGACTTCCCCGGCGATCTCCCCCTGGCTGACGGCGGGCTGACGCTCTGCGATCTGGACGAGGATCCGAAACCGCGTCGCGGCCCGTTTGTTATCGAGGACGTCGACCATATCCGTCCCTTGTGAGGACTGATGCAAAAAGGTACGCGATCACGGCTCGCGACGAATCCAGGATATTCGCCGGTCAATCACCGATTAGTACCTGCTGTTCTCGAGATTTCAGCGGAAAGCGGCGACAAAACGTGGTATTTACCGGACGGGGTCGATGCGACGACGACTGAACAAACTCATTAGGGTTGGACACAGTCTCGAGTGCATGAACGACCGCTACGACGTGGTGATCGCCGGTGCCGGACCGGCCGGTTCCCAGTGTGCGCGTGACCTTGCCGCCCGAGGCTACGACGTCGTCGTGCTCGAGACGGAGCCCGAAGACCAGTTCCCACGCCAGAGCAACAAATCGACCGCGGGAACGTTCCCCTCGATGATGGCCTCGTTCGGTATTCCCGACGACGTGGTGATGCAATATACCGACAGCGTCGTCCTCGAGTCGCCAACCGACCATTACGTTCGCGAACAGCCCGGTGCAGTCCTCGAGTTCGCTGAGTTCAAGCGATTTCTCGTCAGCGATGGCCGGGCCGACGGAGCCGAGTACCGATTCGACGCGCGCGTGACCGCGCCGATCATGGACGGCGGCGAGATCGTCGGCGTCACCTACAACGGTGACGAGGAGGTGTACGGCGAGATCGTCGTCGACGCGACGGGGCCGGCCGCGCCGCTCGCGAAAAAACTCGACCTCGTCGAACTCGAACGCGAGAACCACGCGATCGGCATCGAGTACGAGTTCGAAGGAATCGACATCGATCGTCCGGGTTTCGCGGACTTACACGACGCGATGATGCTTCGACTCGATCACGCGATCGCACCCGGGGGCTACTCGTGGATCTTCCACACGGGCGAGGACACCGCCAAGGTGGGCCTCTGTTACATCCAGAACGACATTCACCAGCGCTACGCCCGCGAGAGCTTCACGATCGACGACTATCTGGATCACTGGCTCGAGACCGATCCTCGGTTCCAGAACGCAGAACGCCTCGAGGGGAAACAACACCGCGGCTCGGCACACATCCAGAGGCCGGGGAAGATGCATACCGATCGGTTCATGGCCATCGGAGACACCGTTCCGACGGTCGATCCGCTCTGGGGAGAGGGGATCAACAAGTGCATGCAATCCGGTCGGATGGCCGCTGCCGCGGCCGACAGTTGTCTGAAACACGGCGATCTCGAACCGACTGCCGACAATCTCGAGGTTTACGAAACGCTCTGGCACCGCGAGGTCGCACCGAACGTCCGAAGCAGGCTGTGGATGACCAAACTCCTCTATTTCGCCTCGAACGAGCGCTACAACACGCTCATGGAGGATTTGAACCGCTTCGACAACGAAACGCTGGCGAAGGCGAACCGCGGAAATCCGTTCGCCGTCGCGAAACTCCTCCAGCTCGGTGACATACCAATGCTCGCGCGGCTGGTCGCCCAGGAGTACGGATTCGGCAGTCCTCAGTAGCGTTCGGAAAGACGTCAGACCGGACGCGGGTCTGTCGCGCCGATCAGAGACGGCGCTGCTCACCGAGTATCTCCGCGGCTGTGATTATCGTGGCGAACTCGCCGTCGAGTTGTGCGAGCGTCGTCCGGTGGATCGTCCCCGCGTCGACGGACTCCCCGTCGTACGTTCGGTCGAAGCTCGCGGTCGCGTCGTCGACGACGAGGACGTCGAACCCGCGGTTCGTCGCAGCTCGAGCGATCGTCGCCACGCCGAAGTGAATGGCCGGCGGCCGCGACCGTGGTCAGACGCTCTCGGGGAGCCAACCACCGTCGATTTCGATGTTCTCGCCGCTCACGTAGCCGGCGTCGTCGTCGAGGAAGAACAATAACGGTCGCGTGACGTCCTCGAAGCGCGCGGGTCTGCCACGCGGCAGTTCGTCCGGGAACTCCGCGGAGTTCTCGACGACGTACGGCGAGATCGCGTTGACGGTGATCCCGTCGTCTTGCGTATCGGCTGCAAGCATTCGCGTAAACATCAGTACGCCCGTTTTCGCGACGAAGTACGGGAAGTTTTTCGGGCTCACGAGCCCCCGTTCGGCGGAGGCGTAGCCGACGTTGACGATGCGGCCGTAGCCGTTCTCACGCATCGCCGGTAGCGCCCGTTTCGAACACAGATACGTGCCGTTGAGGTTAGTCTCGAGCACCCGGTTCCAGGTTTCGAACTCGAGATCAGCCCAGTGAGTCGGTGCGAAGTCACCGACGTTGTTGACGAGAACGTCGACCGTTCCGATATCGGATTCGACGGCCGCGAAGATGTCATCGACGCTGTCGGGATCGGTGACGTCCCCCTGGACGGTCGTCGTCTCGCCCGCACCGCGTTCGCTCGCTCTGGCGACAACGTCGCGGGCGTCGTCGTCACTCGTGTGATAGTGGACGGCAGTGCTCGCACCGCAGTCGGCCGTCGCCAACAGGAGTTCGCGACCGACACCGGTCGCACTCCCTGTGACGAGCACCGTCTGACCCTCGAGATCCGGTTCGTACATAGCTGACTGTCGGCGGGCACATGGAAAAAAGTCAGGAATTTAAGTATAGGCCGAGCGATATCCGAGCAATGACACTCGAGACAATCCTGCTTGCAGTCGGTCCCGGCGATACCGAACGAAGCGACGAACTCGCAAACGCGGTCATCGAAGTCGCAGAGCCGACCGGCGCGAGCGTCGTCCTCGCTCACGTATTCACCGAATCCGAGTACGACGAGGTCATCACTCGCCTCGATTTCGACACCGACCGCGATGAGATCGGATCGGACGAGGTCGCGGCTCGTCACTCGACGATACGACAGCTTCAGACCGCCCTCGAGGAACACGACATCGAGTACAGCATTCAGGGTGCGGTTGGCGAACACGGCCCGACGATCGTGGATCTCGCGAGCGAGTCCGCCGCCGACCGCGTCGTCGTCGGTGGCAGACGACGATCCCCGACCGGAAAGGCGGTGTTCGGATCGACGGCACAGGAGGTCCTGTTATCCTCACCCTGTCCGGTGACGTTCGTTCGAAGCGACCAGGGGTAGCGGCCGTCGGGCGGGCGTCCCGTCGAGACCGCCGTCGGAAACCGCCAGTGGAACGGTCGCCTCGAGCGTGACGGCGTGGCGTCCGACAGTATAAATGGTCCGACGGCCGTACTCCAGACAGCATGGACTACTATGCGGGCGTCGACCTCGGTGCGACGAACGTCCGGGCGGTCGTCGCCACAGACGACGGGACGACGATCGGTGAGGGCCACAGTGCGACGCCGCGCGGTCCGACGGGGATTGACGTGACGGAGGGCGTTCTCGAGACGGTTCGTGACGCCTGTGATGGCGCGGACATCACGCCCGATGCGATCGATGCCGCGGGCATCGGCTCGATCGGTCCGTTGGATCTCGCGGAGGGTGCCGTGATCGACCCTGCTAACTTGCCCGACTCGATCGATCGGATTCCGCTGACCGGTCCGGTCGAAAAGCTGATCGGGAGCGACGAGGTCTACCTCCACAACGACACGAACGCGGGCGTCATCGGAGAGCGTTTTCACGCGAGACGCAATCCCGACGATATGGTGTACCTCACGATTTCGTCTGGGATCGGTGCCGGCGTCTGTTGTGACGGCCACATCGTAGACGGCTGGGACGGCAACGCCGGCGAAGTCGGTCACTGCATCGTCGATCCACAGGGTCGAGTGACCTGTGGCTGTGGTCGAGACGGTCACTGGGAAGCGTACTGCTCCGGCAACGGTATCCCGGAGTACACTCGATTGCTCGCGGAGGACGACCCCACGATATCGACGCAGTTACCGCTCGAGGACCCAGATTTCGCGGCAAAAGACGTGTTCGAGCTCGCGGGCGGTGACGAACTGGCCGACTATACGATCGAGCAGTTGACCCACTGGAACGCGATCGGCGTCGCGAACGTGATCCACTCCTATGCCCCGATCGTCGTCTCCTTCGGCGGGGCCGTTGCCCTGTACAACGAAGCGCTCGTCGTCGACCCTATTCGCGAGCGCATCTCGGAGATGATCATGGCGAACGTGCCGGAGATCCGCGTCACCGATCTCGGAGACGACGTCGTTCTCGAGGGGGCGCTGGCAAGCGCGCTGACGCGGGGAACGGGAGATCGACGGCACCTCGAGTGACCGCTCTCGAATCGGATGGTCGAGTCATCTCGAGTGACCGCTCGTAGATTGAAGTATCGCCGGCTCAGTCGGTCGAATGATCGGGCGGTCGACGGTCTGACGATCGGTACCTCAACGGAGGCGGTTCGCGTCAGCCTCGTCCCTGGTCGTTCGTCACCCGTCTCGGCACGTATCAGACCACCCCACGCTATTTATTCGTTCGTTTCTTGATGGACGTATGCAGCGGAGAGCGCTCCTCCGACGAGGAGTCACAGTTCCTCTCGCTCTGACCGTCCCACACTCGGCGGCAGCCACACCCCGTTCTCGCGTCTCGAGGTCGTCCGTTCCCGCTTCGCGTGCGTCGGACGACTCGACGGACCCGGACGGCTACGAACCGCTCGGTCGGGTTCCCGTGGAAGGAGCTGCCGAAGCCGTCGTCGGTGACGACGGCGAAGTCGCGTACGTCGCCGCGACGACCGGGTTCGCAACCGTCGATATCGGAGATCCCGCCGATCCGACGGTGCTCGCGAGCGAGCACGATATCAGCGTCGACGGTGCGCCGCTCCTCGAGATCCTCGATCTGAAGGTCGACGGGGATCTGTTGATCGTTCCGGGGCCTGCAAATCGAGCCTCGAGCGACCTGTTCCACGGCTTCGCTCGCTACGACGTGAGCGATCCCGCCGAACCACAGCTCATCGGAGAGCCCTACGAAACGGGCGATCACATTCACAACTGCTTTCTCCAGGACGAGATCCTCTACGTGGTAATAAACGGGCGAGACGAGAATCCACTCGTCGTCTTCGACGTCGGCGGCGACGAACCCGAAGAGATCGGTCGCTGGTCGCTACTCGAGCACGAACCCGGCTGGCGCGACGTCGACTGGCTCGCTCGGTACCTACACGACGTCTACGTCCACGACGGAATCGCCTACCTGGCTCACTGGAACGCCGGAACCTACCTGCTCGACGTGAGCGATCCGACCGATCCGACGTACGTTTCCCGGGTGACCGATACCGACCTCGAGGAGCAACTCGAGATGGACGACGACGAGGAGGCACGGTTGGGGCTGCCCGGAAACGACCACTACGCAGCCGTCGACGAGACGGGCGACCTACTCGGCGTCGGCCGTGAGGCCTGGGCGACCGGCGGCGACGAACCCGACGGTCCGGGCGGTATCGACCTCTACGACGTGAGCGATTCCACAGATCCCGAGCTTCGAGCGACGATCGAGCCACCGCGGGCGGCCGACGAGCGGTACTACGGCCCGCTGTGGACGACGGCACACAACTTCGAGCTTCGCGACGGCGAACTCTACGCCTCGTGGTATCAGGGTGGTGTGACGATTCACGACGTGAGCGATCCCGCCGCGCCGGACGAAGTCGCGTCCTGGCGCGACCCCGAGACGTCGGGGTTCTGGACCGCCCGCGTCTCCGAACCCGGAGCCATTTTCGTCGCGAGTAGCACCCAGGCGATCCCCCACGGGCTGACCGAAGGCGCACTGTACACGTTCCCGATCCGCGCCGGCGAACAGGTCGACCAGCCCTCCCTCACCGACCTCGAGGAACTCGATCTGGGAGACGAGGACGCAGAGACGAGCGATCCGACGACGGACGACGGCAACACTGGATCGGGGGACGACAGCGGGAGTGACGCGGACGCTCCGATCGACGGCGGGGGCGCTCCGATCGAGTCGACCGACGGCGACGATGGGAACGCGACCGGGACCGGCTCCGAAAGCGATCCGATTCCCGGATTTAGCGTCGCCGGCACCGCGGTCGGCGTCGCCGGCGGGATCGCCTCACTCGAGTGGCTCCGTCGACATCGGAGCGCCGATGAGAGTAACGGACAACGAGAGTCGTAACGTTCAGGGTCGTTCCTGACGGTTTCGGGCAATAGACCAAACCTATTCACTACTCGAGCCCCTAGGTCACCCAATGACCGAATCCGACGCCGACCCGTCGCTCCGAGAGCGGGTCGAACGCTGGCTCGGACGCGAGATGCCGATCATCCAGATGCACGGCGGAACGAGTGCAGTTCGAGAGGCCGATCCCGACACGGGCGAAGTCATCATCGAACTCGGCGGCGGCTGTTCCGGGTGTTCGGTCAGCGATATTACCACGGGAAACATCGAGGCCGAACTCACCACGTGGCCGGAGATCGACGAGGTCACGGTTCGTGTCCCGGATCCGCGAGAAAGCCTGGGCGGTCCGGAACAGGCCGAGTCGATAATGGGAGTCGACCGAACGGAAGGCGGGCGCGGCGACTGGGGATCGTCGAACCCGGGTAAAGACCACCTCTAGAAACGCATGGTTCTCGTTGACACGGGCGGCTAGTTTTGGGAACGACTATATGCTTTTACGCCGCAACACCGGAGTCGTACACAATGACGACGCGTGGACGCTCCGACGCAGGAGGTGACGACGATGGTTGACGACCCCGCCGAGAACGTTGATTCCGTCGAGGGAACAGCGGCGACAGACGGAGAGGAGCCCGAAACCGACGGCGGCGTTCGCGCCTACACCGTTCGTCTCGAGCTCGTCGACGAGCCCGGCGAGTTGCTCCGCGCGCTCGCGCCGATCTCGGAGAACGGCGGAAATCTGCTGAGCATCCACCACGAACGCGGCAACATCACTCCCCGTGGCCACATTCCCGTCGAAGTCGATCTGGAATGTCCGCCCGACCGATTCGACGATATCGTCGGCGCGCTTCGCGACGCCGGTGTCAACGTTATTCAGGCCGGTGCCGA contains these protein-coding regions:
- a CDS encoding SDR family NAD(P)-dependent oxidoreductase, translating into MYEPDLEGQTVLVTGSATGVGRELLLATADCGASTAVHYHTSDDDARDVVARASERGAGETTTVQGDVTDPDSVDDIFAAVESDIGTVDVLVNNVGDFAPTHWADLEFETWNRVLETNLNGTYLCSKRALPAMRENGYGRIVNVGYASAERGLVSPKNFPYFVAKTGVLMFTRMLAADTQDDGITVNAISPYVVENSAEFPDELPRGRPARFEDVTRPLLFFLDDDAGYVSGENIEIDGGWLPESV
- a CDS encoding digeranylgeranylglycerophospholipid reductase — protein: MNDRYDVVIAGAGPAGSQCARDLAARGYDVVVLETEPEDQFPRQSNKSTAGTFPSMMASFGIPDDVVMQYTDSVVLESPTDHYVREQPGAVLEFAEFKRFLVSDGRADGAEYRFDARVTAPIMDGGEIVGVTYNGDEEVYGEIVVDATGPAAPLAKKLDLVELERENHAIGIEYEFEGIDIDRPGFADLHDAMMLRLDHAIAPGGYSWIFHTGEDTAKVGLCYIQNDIHQRYARESFTIDDYLDHWLETDPRFQNAERLEGKQHRGSAHIQRPGKMHTDRFMAIGDTVPTVDPLWGEGINKCMQSGRMAAAAADSCLKHGDLEPTADNLEVYETLWHREVAPNVRSRLWMTKLLYFASNERYNTLMEDLNRFDNETLAKANRGNPFAVAKLLQLGDIPMLARLVAQEYGFGSPQ
- a CDS encoding NifU family protein; translation: MTESDADPSLRERVERWLGREMPIIQMHGGTSAVREADPDTGEVIIELGGGCSGCSVSDITTGNIEAELTTWPEIDEVTVRVPDPRESLGGPEQAESIMGVDRTEGGRGDWGSSNPGKDHL
- a CDS encoding S8 family peptidase; the protein is MEHDSSRVTTPNRRTVLQTIGAGGLALGGIAGTSGSAAAGSDENWTELSVGDHDQRYNVGYKNGDGAKTAKDVATTVYYDIDPLDALTIESDLDGLQTLEENDDIEYVEVDRQLEVELPPQEVEVQQETNGQTVPWGIERIGARDVHEMGITGDDVDVCVLDTGIDPSHEDLAANLGDGAAYTECQGDLVPWECEEPWSDDRESGHGTHVAGTVGALDNDLGVVGVGPDVTLHAVKVLDQNGVGFHSDIANGLAFAGFFEFDVANMSLGGVDTELKRAGVEYAHEQGVLLVASAQNEGAPVLYPAAYDEVIAVSATTPDDTLAWFSNRGPEVELAAPGVDVLSTVPQDGYAAYEGTSMAAPHVAGAGAIIMSLGYSASETREILNATAEDISLPSEHQGSGLVDVATAVELALEEQREKEEKKREKKGAAQ
- a CDS encoding amino acid-binding protein produces the protein MVDDPAENVDSVEGTAATDGEEPETDGGVRAYTVRLELVDEPGELLRALAPISENGGNLLSIHHERGNITPRGHIPVEVDLECPPDRFDDIVGALRDAGVNVIQAGAEHYGEEISVVLVGHLVESDLSDTLSRIEADVDAVLLDLSLAAPDGTDAISSARARLAIDSGRSDEALEAIRAIGSEKELTVVEPLLGGEA
- a CDS encoding DUF7839 domain-containing protein, with the protein product MVDVLDNKRAATRFRILVQIAERQPAVSQGEIAGEVGVTSQAVSEYIRDLVEEGLVEKEGRSRYRVTPEGVDWLFGAAEDVRRFADHVTGDVLGAMSEDAAIATGDIDEGDTVSLTLQDGLLHATPGEEGPATGIATTDAEAGTDVGVTSFEGVIELEPGAVTVLQVPTVRTGGSRTVSIDTVSEVCADADLVVATGVEAVVACRRANADSDVRFAVGDVAADAAERGLEVTAVVTTDAVGRVTDSLRDADVSHEVLEG
- a CDS encoding LVIVD repeat-containing protein — encoded protein: MQRRALLRRGVTVPLALTVPHSAAATPRSRVSRSSVPASRASDDSTDPDGYEPLGRVPVEGAAEAVVGDDGEVAYVAATTGFATVDIGDPADPTVLASEHDISVDGAPLLEILDLKVDGDLLIVPGPANRASSDLFHGFARYDVSDPAEPQLIGEPYETGDHIHNCFLQDEILYVVINGRDENPLVVFDVGGDEPEEIGRWSLLEHEPGWRDVDWLARYLHDVYVHDGIAYLAHWNAGTYLLDVSDPTDPTYVSRVTDTDLEEQLEMDDDEEARLGLPGNDHYAAVDETGDLLGVGREAWATGGDEPDGPGGIDLYDVSDSTDPELRATIEPPRAADERYYGPLWTTAHNFELRDGELYASWYQGGVTIHDVSDPAAPDEVASWRDPETSGFWTARVSEPGAIFVASSTQAIPHGLTEGALYTFPIRAGEQVDQPSLTDLEELDLGDEDAETSDPTTDDGNTGSGDDSGSDADAPIDGGGAPIESTDGDDGNATGTGSESDPIPGFSVAGTAVGVAGGIASLEWLRRHRSADESNGQRES
- a CDS encoding universal stress protein; protein product: MTLETILLAVGPGDTERSDELANAVIEVAEPTGASVVLAHVFTESEYDEVITRLDFDTDRDEIGSDEVAARHSTIRQLQTALEEHDIEYSIQGAVGEHGPTIVDLASESAADRVVVGGRRRSPTGKAVFGSTAQEVLLSSPCPVTFVRSDQG
- a CDS encoding ROK family protein; protein product: MDYYAGVDLGATNVRAVVATDDGTTIGEGHSATPRGPTGIDVTEGVLETVRDACDGADITPDAIDAAGIGSIGPLDLAEGAVIDPANLPDSIDRIPLTGPVEKLIGSDEVYLHNDTNAGVIGERFHARRNPDDMVYLTISSGIGAGVCCDGHIVDGWDGNAGEVGHCIVDPQGRVTCGCGRDGHWEAYCSGNGIPEYTRLLAEDDPTISTQLPLEDPDFAAKDVFELAGGDELADYTIEQLTHWNAIGVANVIHSYAPIVVSFGGAVALYNEALVVDPIRERISEMIMANVPEIRVTDLGDDVVLEGALASALTRGTGDRRHLE